The following are from one region of the Actinopolyspora halophila DSM 43834 genome:
- the ribD gene encoding bifunctional diaminohydroxyphosphoribosylaminopyrimidine deaminase/5-amino-6-(5-phosphoribosylamino)uracil reductase RibD, protein MPPERAHAPGVLAAMRRAAELAEGVHGSTSPNPPVGCVILDSEGEIAGSGATRPPGGPHAEVVALEEAGSRARGGTAVVTLEPCAHTGRTGACAAALRAAGIGGLVYAVSDPSPRACGGARELERAGVDVAGGVLAEEVSGGALRGWLHFVRTGRAHVTWKYAASLDGRSAAADGTSQWITSPEARAEVHRLRAKCDAVVAGTGTVLADDPSLTVRDEHGAPVPDQPLRVVLGDREVPAGAKVLDDAAPTLRLPGGDPEGALRALADSGVVEVFLEGGPTLAGAFLRAGLVDLVQAFVAPALLGSGKSALGEAGVVSISWAWRFYFERVTMCGPDVWISAVPAEG, encoded by the coding sequence ATGCCTCCGGAGCGGGCCCACGCCCCGGGGGTGCTCGCCGCCATGCGGCGCGCCGCCGAACTGGCCGAGGGAGTGCACGGCAGCACCAGCCCCAACCCGCCGGTGGGATGCGTGATCCTCGACTCCGAGGGGGAGATCGCCGGTAGCGGGGCCACGCGGCCGCCGGGCGGTCCGCACGCCGAGGTGGTCGCTCTGGAGGAAGCAGGCTCCCGTGCGCGCGGCGGGACGGCGGTGGTGACGCTCGAGCCCTGCGCGCACACCGGCAGAACCGGGGCGTGCGCGGCGGCGTTGCGCGCGGCGGGCATCGGCGGGCTCGTGTACGCGGTGTCCGACCCGAGTCCGCGGGCCTGCGGGGGCGCCCGCGAGCTGGAGCGGGCCGGGGTCGACGTGGCGGGCGGGGTGCTCGCCGAGGAGGTCTCCGGTGGGGCGCTTCGCGGTTGGCTGCACTTCGTGCGTACCGGTCGTGCGCACGTCACCTGGAAGTACGCCGCGAGTCTCGACGGGCGTTCCGCCGCGGCGGACGGGACCAGCCAGTGGATCACCTCTCCCGAGGCACGTGCGGAGGTGCACCGGCTCCGGGCGAAGTGCGACGCGGTCGTGGCCGGAACCGGAACGGTGCTGGCCGACGATCCGAGCCTGACCGTGCGGGACGAGCACGGTGCCCCGGTGCCGGACCAACCGTTGCGGGTGGTTCTCGGTGACCGGGAGGTTCCCGCAGGGGCCAAGGTGCTCGACGACGCGGCGCCCACCCTGCGCCTTCCTGGTGGTGATCCCGAGGGCGCGCTGCGCGCGCTCGCGGACAGCGGGGTCGTGGAGGTCTTCCTCGAGGGAGGACCGACGCTGGCCGGGGCCTTCCTGCGGGCCGGACTGGTGGACCTGGTTCAGGCTTTCGTGGCCCCGGCGCTGCTCGGCTCGGGAAAGTCCGCGCTGGGGGAAGCGGGCGTGGTGAGCATCTCGTGGGCATGGCGCTTTTACTTCGAACGGGTCACCATGTGTGGGCCGGACGTGTGGATCAGTGCTGTTCCCGCGGAAGGATAG
- the rpe gene encoding ribulose-phosphate 3-epimerase yields the protein MIAPSILSADFARLSEEMAAVGGPGQGADWLHVDVMDAHFVPNLTLGLPVVESLLHSTATPLDCHLMIDDPDRWAPGYAEAGAHNVTVHAEAAEDPVALAKNLHAAGSNAGLSIKPNTPLDPYTELLRHYDTLLIMSVEPGFGGQKFITDVLDKVRSARRMVDTGHLNLLVEIDGGINTETIEQAAEAGVDCFVAGSAVYGAEDPTGAVERLRSQAAAHGPR from the coding sequence ATGATCGCGCCGTCCATTCTGTCCGCGGACTTCGCTCGGCTCTCCGAGGAGATGGCCGCTGTCGGGGGTCCGGGGCAGGGTGCCGACTGGCTGCACGTCGACGTTATGGACGCTCATTTCGTCCCGAACCTCACCCTGGGGCTTCCCGTGGTCGAGTCGTTGTTGCACAGCACCGCCACACCGCTCGACTGCCACCTGATGATCGACGACCCCGACCGGTGGGCACCGGGCTACGCCGAGGCGGGCGCGCACAACGTCACGGTGCACGCCGAGGCGGCCGAGGACCCGGTGGCGCTGGCCAAGAACCTGCACGCGGCCGGATCCAACGCGGGGCTGTCGATCAAGCCGAACACCCCGTTGGACCCCTACACGGAGCTGCTGCGGCACTACGACACCCTGTTGATCATGTCCGTGGAGCCCGGGTTCGGCGGACAGAAGTTCATCACCGATGTGCTGGACAAGGTGCGCTCCGCGCGCCGGATGGTCGACACCGGCCATCTGAACCTGCTCGTCGAGATCGACGGCGGTATCAACACCGAAACGATCGAGCAGGCGGCCGAGGCCGGTGTGGACTGCTTCGTGGCCGGCTCGGCCGTCTACGGCGCCGAGGACCCGACCGGGGCCGTGGAACGCCTGCGCTCCCAGGCCGCGGCCCACGGACCCCGTTGA
- a CDS encoding nitroreductase family deazaflavin-dependent oxidoreductase — protein MSLTGKIPRGVPRKLLRTPIHLYRRNLGWLLGNRFVYLVHRGRSSGLPRETVLEVVRHRPASGEVVVISGWGTRSHWYRNITASPALEVRIGRRRHHHPRQRVLDETETAELLAGYVRKHPLATRLLARLTGWPMLTPQGRAELARTLPAVSFLPREAERPGPTAAGPGD, from the coding sequence ATGTCGTTGACCGGGAAAATCCCGCGGGGAGTCCCGCGCAAGCTGCTGCGCACCCCGATCCACCTCTACCGCCGGAACCTCGGATGGCTGCTCGGCAACAGGTTCGTCTACCTGGTGCACCGTGGCCGCAGCAGCGGACTGCCGCGCGAAACGGTGCTCGAGGTGGTGCGGCACCGGCCCGCCAGCGGCGAAGTGGTGGTGATCTCGGGGTGGGGCACGAGATCCCACTGGTACCGCAACATCACCGCGTCCCCCGCACTGGAGGTCCGCATCGGGCGCAGGCGGCACCACCACCCGCGCCAACGGGTTCTCGACGAGACCGAGACCGCCGAGCTGCTGGCCGGATACGTGCGGAAGCATCCTTTGGCGACGCGGCTGTTGGCCCGCCTGACGGGCTGGCCGATGCTGACTCCGCAAGGACGTGCGGAACTGGCCCGCACCCTGCCCGCGGTCTCCTTCCTCCCGCGGGAAGCGGAACGGCCCGGCCCGACCGCGGCCGGACCGGGCGACTGA
- a CDS encoding amino acid permease: MLVGQQQEEESASGLRRDLSSRQVGMIAVGGAIGTGLFLGSGLAISIAGPAVLVAYAIAALVALALAYALAEMMVVHPEAGGFGAIAHRYLGGLAGFVQRWVYWAAQVVNIGSEVVAAGIYFRFWYPEIPLWMPVVAFSVIMLVVNASAVRYFGEFEYWFAMIKVVTIVVFVLLGIFYIFFGLPGSPATGTESLTEHGGFLPNGIGAVWLALTVVTFSYLGTEAVSVTASESRNPTRDVPRAARGMVLRLALFYVLGMFVIVSILPWNSVSTGEELTQSPFVRLFDTAGIPAAAGVMNFVILTAALSAMNTNLYVTTRMAYSLARDGYAPRWFTGLSRQGTPRRALVLSAVGLALAAAVSALSPSTAFPALLGLALFGALLTWLIIFASQLAFRRKRAAEGLPASPVRLPGTPVTTVLAMAFVLAVLLTTPFTDQFGMAWKAGVPFVALLLVVYWIIRRRARA; encoded by the coding sequence GTGCTGGTGGGGCAACAACAGGAGGAAGAGTCCGCGAGCGGTTTACGGAGGGATCTCAGCAGCAGGCAGGTCGGGATGATCGCCGTTGGCGGTGCGATCGGAACCGGCCTGTTCCTCGGCTCGGGACTGGCCATATCGATCGCGGGACCGGCCGTGCTGGTGGCCTACGCGATCGCCGCGCTCGTCGCGCTCGCCTTGGCCTACGCGTTGGCCGAGATGATGGTGGTGCACCCGGAGGCTGGCGGTTTCGGGGCCATCGCGCACCGCTACCTCGGTGGGCTGGCCGGATTCGTCCAGCGGTGGGTCTACTGGGCAGCCCAGGTGGTCAACATAGGCAGCGAGGTCGTCGCCGCGGGCATCTACTTCCGGTTCTGGTACCCGGAGATCCCGCTGTGGATGCCGGTGGTGGCCTTCTCGGTGATCATGCTCGTGGTCAACGCCTCGGCCGTCCGCTACTTCGGCGAGTTCGAGTACTGGTTCGCCATGATCAAGGTCGTGACCATCGTGGTGTTCGTGCTGCTCGGGATCTTCTACATCTTCTTCGGCCTGCCGGGCTCCCCCGCGACGGGAACGGAGTCGCTGACCGAGCACGGCGGGTTCCTGCCGAACGGGATCGGCGCGGTCTGGCTCGCGTTGACCGTGGTCACCTTCTCCTACCTCGGCACCGAAGCGGTCTCCGTCACGGCCTCCGAGTCGAGGAATCCGACGCGGGACGTGCCGCGTGCCGCGCGGGGGATGGTGCTGCGTCTCGCGCTGTTCTACGTGCTCGGCATGTTCGTGATCGTGTCGATCCTGCCGTGGAACAGCGTCTCCACGGGCGAGGAACTGACGCAGAGCCCCTTCGTGCGGTTGTTCGACACGGCGGGCATCCCGGCCGCGGCCGGAGTGATGAACTTCGTCATTCTCACCGCCGCGCTTTCCGCCATGAACACGAACCTCTACGTCACCACTCGGATGGCCTACTCGCTGGCCAGGGACGGGTACGCCCCGCGCTGGTTCACCGGGCTGAGTAGGCAGGGGACCCCGCGCAGGGCCCTGGTGCTCTCCGCCGTCGGGCTCGCGCTGGCCGCGGCGGTTTCCGCGCTGTCCCCGAGCACGGCGTTTCCCGCACTGCTGGGGCTGGCGCTGTTCGGGGCACTGCTGACCTGGTTGATCATTTTCGCCAGCCAGCTGGCCTTCCGGCGCAAGCGCGCCGCCGAGGGGCTGCCGGCTTCTCCGGTGCGGCTGCCGGGCACTCCGGTGACCACCGTGCTCGCGATGGCGTTCGTGCTGGCGGTGCTGTTGACGACCCCTTTCACGGATCAGTTCGGCATGGCCTGGAAGGCAGGCGTGCCGTTCGTCGCGCTGCTGCTGGTCGTCTACTGGATCATCCGGCGCAGAGCACGCGCCTGA
- a CDS encoding nucleoside deaminase: MNCQEKLREYRSWLAAAVQEARAGAEAGGVPIGAVLVGSEGEILGRGNNRRVQDDDPTAHAETTAFRRAGRLRTYGATTMVTTLSPCWFCSGLVRQFGIGRIVIGEARNFHGGHDWLAEHGVEVVLLDDADCVRMMGDFIAESPGLWEEDVGE; the protein is encoded by the coding sequence ATGAATTGTCAGGAGAAGCTGCGCGAGTACAGGAGTTGGCTCGCGGCGGCGGTCCAAGAGGCGCGGGCCGGTGCCGAGGCAGGCGGTGTGCCGATCGGAGCGGTGCTCGTCGGTTCTGAGGGCGAGATCCTCGGTCGGGGCAACAACCGGCGGGTCCAGGACGACGACCCGACCGCCCATGCCGAGACCACCGCCTTCAGGAGGGCGGGCAGGCTGCGCACCTACGGGGCCACGACGATGGTCACCACGCTGTCGCCGTGCTGGTTCTGCAGCGGTCTCGTCCGTCAGTTCGGCATCGGCCGAATCGTCATCGGCGAGGCCCGCAACTTCCACGGCGGTCACGACTGGTTGGCCGAGCACGGGGTGGAAGTGGTCCTGCTCGACGACGCCGACTGCGTGCGCATGATGGGGGACTTCATCGCGGAGTCCCCCGGGTTGTGGGAGGAGGACGTCGGCGAGTAG
- a CDS encoding OsmC family protein: MSSTPVEVTRTDRSVFTATNGRGGEVTISTEETPDSFTPGELLLAAVAGCAQLTGENLLTRRVGERSPITVHADRDLDEEEPNRFGAVRLSFDVDLSAVDDETERAKLADAVERAIALRCTVSRSVEHGTPTTVSLPH; encoded by the coding sequence ATGTCGTCAACTCCCGTCGAAGTCACCAGGACCGACCGGTCCGTTTTCACCGCGACCAACGGGCGCGGTGGCGAGGTGACGATCTCGACGGAGGAAACGCCCGACTCGTTCACCCCGGGGGAGCTGTTGCTGGCAGCTGTGGCGGGCTGCGCCCAGCTCACCGGAGAGAACCTGTTGACCAGGAGGGTGGGCGAGCGCTCCCCGATCACCGTCCACGCGGACAGGGACCTCGACGAGGAGGAGCCCAACAGGTTCGGGGCCGTGCGGTTGTCCTTCGACGTCGATCTGTCCGCTGTGGACGACGAGACCGAGCGTGCGAAACTGGCCGATGCCGTCGAGCGCGCGATCGCGCTGCGGTGCACCGTCAGTCGCAGCGTCGAGCACGGCACTCCCACCACGGTCTCACTGCCGCACTGA
- a CDS encoding RsmB/NOP family class I SAM-dependent RNA methyltransferase — protein sequence MNRDRSRDNSRPKNSRPPRRRADRTKPPADDPARTVALETLRAVRERDAYANLVLPGLLRQYDLSGRDAALATELAYGSCRARGLLDAIIADCSDRPLEETDSLLLDALRLGAYQLLRTRIPGHAAVAATVDLVRGNRGSRVSGFANAVLRRIGERTEEEWVDRLAPDPAVDPVGHAAFRHAHPEWVAWAFSAALGDAAEEELDEALAADDRRPEVHLTARPGEISADELAAVTGGDPAPYSPYGVRLESGAGDPGELEPVQEGFASVQDEGSQLTALALSRVELEGRDTRWLDLCAGPGGKANLLGALVTMDGGKLDAVEQTEHRAELVKSATRGLSVNVRVADGRDLGKSANYDRVLVDAPCTGLGALRRRPEARWRRQPADLDELVRLQGELLRSAIERTRSGGVVAYVVCSPHPAETTEVVAEAVRGTEARELDARPYFPDMPALGEGPSVQLWPHRHGTDAMFCALLRVER from the coding sequence GTGAACCGTGATCGTTCCCGGGACAACTCCCGGCCGAAGAATTCCCGCCCGCCGCGTCGGCGGGCCGATCGAACGAAACCACCCGCCGACGACCCCGCGCGCACCGTGGCACTGGAGACGCTGCGCGCGGTGCGCGAGCGGGACGCCTACGCCAACCTGGTCCTGCCGGGGCTGCTGCGGCAGTACGACCTGAGCGGCAGGGACGCCGCGCTGGCCACGGAACTCGCCTACGGTTCCTGCAGGGCCCGCGGACTGCTCGACGCGATCATCGCGGACTGCAGTGATCGCCCGCTCGAGGAGACGGACTCCCTGCTGCTCGACGCGCTGCGACTGGGGGCGTACCAGCTGTTGCGGACCAGGATTCCCGGGCACGCCGCCGTGGCGGCCACCGTCGATCTGGTGCGGGGCAACCGCGGTTCCAGGGTGTCCGGTTTCGCCAACGCGGTGCTGCGTCGTATCGGTGAGCGCACCGAGGAGGAGTGGGTGGACAGGCTGGCCCCGGACCCCGCGGTCGATCCGGTGGGTCACGCGGCGTTCCGCCACGCGCACCCCGAGTGGGTCGCGTGGGCCTTCTCCGCTGCGCTGGGTGACGCCGCCGAGGAAGAGCTGGACGAGGCACTGGCCGCCGATGACAGGCGGCCCGAAGTGCATCTGACCGCCCGGCCCGGGGAGATCAGCGCGGACGAGCTGGCCGCCGTCACCGGTGGCGACCCGGCTCCGTACTCCCCGTACGGGGTGCGTCTCGAGTCCGGCGCGGGTGATCCCGGAGAGCTGGAGCCGGTGCAGGAGGGGTTCGCCTCCGTGCAGGACGAGGGCAGTCAGCTCACCGCTCTCGCGTTGAGCAGGGTGGAGCTGGAAGGCAGGGACACCCGTTGGCTGGATCTCTGCGCGGGGCCGGGAGGCAAGGCCAATTTGCTCGGTGCGCTGGTGACGATGGACGGCGGAAAACTGGACGCCGTGGAGCAGACCGAGCACCGGGCCGAGCTCGTCAAATCGGCCACCCGGGGGCTCTCGGTGAACGTGCGGGTCGCGGACGGACGTGACCTCGGAAAATCCGCGAACTACGACCGAGTGCTGGTGGACGCCCCCTGCACCGGGCTGGGGGCCCTCCGGCGCAGGCCGGAGGCCCGGTGGCGCAGGCAGCCGGCGGATCTCGACGAGCTCGTGCGGTTGCAGGGTGAACTGCTGCGCTCCGCGATCGAGCGGACCCGCTCGGGCGGGGTGGTGGCCTATGTGGTCTGTTCCCCGCACCCGGCCGAGACCACGGAGGTGGTCGCGGAGGCGGTCCGCGGAACGGAGGCGCGCGAACTCGACGCTCGTCCGTACTTTCCCGACATGCCCGCGCTGGGCGAAGGACCCTCCGTCCAGCTGTGGCCGCACCGGCACGGCACGGACGCCATGTTCTGCGCTCTGCTGCGGGTGGAACGGTAA
- the fmt gene encoding methionyl-tRNA formyltransferase yields MRVVFAGTPDPAVPALRELLASRHEVVGVVTRPDAPAGRGRKLVPSPVRECAEQYGLEVLTPSRASDPEFLERLAELEPDCCPVVAYGALLREQALSIPRYGWVNLHFSLLPAWRGAAPVPAAIRHGDDITGATAFRIVPELDAGPVFGVVTERIEPRDTSGSLLDRLSVSGGRLLVATMDAIEDGTVHAEPQPSEGVSYAPKVTAEDAKVDFDMPARAVDRTIRAVTPDPGAWAWLDGNRFKLGPVEVPERDASESGELRPGEIAVERRQVLVGTTTVPVRLGEVQAHGKKRMPATDWARGVNIEQGTVLK; encoded by the coding sequence ATGCGCGTGGTATTCGCGGGAACGCCGGATCCGGCCGTTCCCGCGCTTCGCGAACTGCTCGCTTCGCGGCACGAGGTCGTGGGGGTGGTCACGCGGCCGGATGCCCCGGCGGGGCGGGGACGCAAGCTGGTCCCTTCGCCGGTGCGCGAGTGCGCCGAGCAGTACGGTCTCGAGGTGTTGACTCCGAGCCGGGCCTCGGACCCGGAGTTCCTGGAGCGGCTCGCCGAACTGGAACCCGACTGCTGCCCCGTGGTGGCCTACGGGGCTCTGCTGCGGGAACAGGCGCTGTCGATCCCCCGGTACGGTTGGGTCAATCTGCACTTCTCGTTGCTGCCCGCCTGGCGCGGGGCGGCTCCGGTTCCGGCGGCGATCCGTCACGGTGATGACATAACGGGGGCCACCGCCTTCCGGATCGTCCCCGAACTCGACGCGGGTCCCGTCTTCGGAGTCGTCACCGAACGGATCGAACCACGCGACACCAGCGGTTCGCTGCTCGACAGGCTGTCGGTTTCCGGGGGGCGGTTGCTGGTGGCGACGATGGACGCCATCGAGGACGGCACCGTGCACGCCGAACCGCAACCCTCCGAAGGTGTGAGTTACGCGCCCAAGGTCACCGCGGAGGACGCCAAGGTCGACTTCGACATGCCCGCGCGAGCGGTCGACCGGACGATCCGTGCCGTCACGCCGGATCCCGGTGCCTGGGCCTGGCTCGACGGCAACCGGTTCAAACTGGGACCGGTGGAAGTCCCCGAGCGGGATGCCTCCGAGTCCGGTGAGCTGCGTCCGGGGGAGATCGCCGTGGAGCGCCGTCAGGTGCTGGTCGGAACGACCACCGTCCCCGTGCGGCTCGGAGAGGTGCAGGCACACGGCAAGAAACGCATGCCGGCCACGGACTGGGCGCGTGGAGTCAACATCGAGCAAGGAACCGTGCTGAAGTGA
- the def gene encoding peptide deformylase, producing the protein MTVRPIRLFGDPVLRTRAGEVVDFDGKLRTLVRELWDTMEKRGGAGLAAPQLGVGARAFTYHCDGQAGHLINPSLWLADERTQDGMEGCLSIPELDRKCRRYRNVVARGWNMHGEPVEVSGSDLLARCLQHETDHLNGVLFLDRLDERSRETALSEIRAASWFGGTEPVIEQDPHSLFR; encoded by the coding sequence GTGACCGTCCGGCCGATCAGGCTCTTCGGCGATCCGGTGCTGCGTACCAGGGCCGGGGAGGTCGTCGATTTCGACGGGAAGCTGCGTACGCTCGTACGCGAGCTCTGGGACACGATGGAGAAGCGGGGAGGCGCCGGGCTGGCGGCTCCCCAGCTGGGGGTGGGTGCTCGGGCCTTCACGTATCATTGTGACGGCCAGGCGGGGCACCTGATCAATCCTTCGCTGTGGCTGGCCGACGAACGGACGCAGGACGGGATGGAGGGATGCCTGTCCATCCCCGAACTGGACCGGAAGTGTCGGCGCTACCGCAACGTGGTGGCTCGTGGCTGGAACATGCACGGGGAACCGGTGGAGGTGAGCGGTTCCGACCTGCTCGCTCGGTGCCTGCAGCACGAAACCGATCACCTCAACGGGGTGCTGTTCCTGGACCGGCTCGACGAACGGAGCCGCGAAACCGCGTTGAGCGAGATCCGCGCGGCTTCCTGGTTCGGCGGCACCGAACCGGTGATCGAGCAGGACCCGCATTCGTTGTTCCGATAA
- a CDS encoding putative glycoside hydrolase — MVDPTPDKNDDIDTPDERQHDEHDSDRRRRRSSWTRILLSAAGILLVVGGIWVAYLMTEQRPTVVGLPEHAVTPSKVADGAVRVRAESPDGITASIDGEPVPVRVRGGEAVLRPGELEEGEHDLRVELKSGSLPWPQSLERSFDVDSTAPEVDTPDTVRADSFSAPVTVKGSAAGAARVEVAGQRVEPDGSGKFSTKLSEPPATVTVTASDRAGNTTSSEVRVEVDHPGMRAVHMTGLAWSSAQLREPVLRMARNGKIDTVQLDIKDESGEVQYDSGVPLAERIGADKGYYDARKAVEQLHGLGVRVVGRLVAFKDPVLAEASWKSGNRQQVVQTGEGGPYNGGYGDYSFTNFADPVVRGYNIDIAAEAAKLGFDDVLYDYVRRPDGDLGSMSFAGLNTTPSESIAEFLQQSRDRLRDHDTFLGASVFGITVTRPESVGQNIPKMASYVDYVAPMIYPSHWGAGEYGVSDPNNEPYKIVNRSLQDWQRTVEGTGSEVIPWLQDFSLGVDYGPDKVGAQIEGTKANGIDSFLLWSPSCQYTEEALSVDP, encoded by the coding sequence ATGGTTGATCCGACGCCCGACAAAAACGACGACATCGACACTCCCGACGAACGACAACACGACGAACACGATTCAGACCGACGCCGTCGGCGTTCATCCTGGACACGGATTCTGCTGAGCGCGGCGGGCATTCTGCTCGTGGTCGGTGGGATTTGGGTCGCCTATCTGATGACCGAGCAGCGTCCCACCGTCGTCGGCCTGCCCGAACACGCCGTCACGCCGAGCAAGGTGGCCGACGGTGCCGTCAGGGTGCGGGCGGAGTCGCCGGACGGGATCACGGCGAGCATCGACGGTGAGCCGGTGCCCGTCCGGGTCCGCGGTGGTGAGGCCGTGCTGCGGCCGGGTGAGCTCGAAGAGGGTGAGCACGACCTTCGGGTGGAACTGAAGTCCGGTTCCCTGCCGTGGCCCCAGTCCCTGGAGCGCAGCTTCGATGTGGACTCCACCGCGCCCGAGGTGGACACGCCGGACACGGTGCGCGCCGACTCCTTCTCGGCCCCGGTCACCGTGAAGGGCAGTGCCGCGGGGGCCGCGCGGGTCGAGGTGGCCGGTCAACGGGTGGAACCCGACGGTTCGGGGAAGTTCAGCACGAAGCTGTCCGAGCCTCCGGCCACGGTTACCGTCACGGCCAGTGATCGCGCGGGCAACACGACCTCTTCCGAGGTGCGTGTCGAGGTCGATCACCCGGGGATGCGCGCCGTGCACATGACGGGACTGGCCTGGTCCAGCGCGCAGCTGCGGGAGCCGGTGCTGCGCATGGCGCGCAACGGCAAGATCGACACGGTGCAACTGGACATAAAGGACGAGAGCGGTGAGGTCCAGTACGACTCCGGGGTGCCGCTGGCCGAGCGGATCGGTGCGGACAAGGGGTACTACGACGCCAGGAAGGCCGTCGAACAGTTGCACGGTCTGGGAGTGCGCGTGGTCGGCAGGCTGGTCGCCTTCAAGGACCCGGTGCTGGCCGAGGCCTCGTGGAAGTCCGGAAACCGTCAACAGGTGGTCCAGACGGGTGAGGGTGGCCCCTACAACGGAGGCTACGGGGACTACTCCTTCACCAATTTCGCCGATCCGGTGGTGCGGGGCTACAACATCGACATCGCGGCCGAAGCGGCGAAGCTCGGTTTCGACGACGTGCTCTACGACTACGTGCGCAGGCCGGACGGCGATCTCGGCAGCATGAGTTTCGCGGGGCTGAACACCACTCCGTCCGAGAGCATCGCCGAGTTTCTCCAGCAATCCCGAGATCGACTCCGTGATCACGACACGTTCCTCGGTGCTTCGGTGTTCGGGATTACCGTTACCAGGCCCGAATCAGTGGGGCAGAACATTCCGAAAATGGCTTCCTACGTCGATTATGTGGCGCCGATGATCTATCCGTCGCACTGGGGAGCCGGAGAATACGGTGTCTCGGACCCGAACAATGAGCCGTACAAGATCGTGAATCGTTCTTTGCAGGACTGGCAGCGGACGGTCGAGGGGACCGGATCCGAGGTGATCCCCTGGTTGCAGGACTTCAGCCTCGGAGTCGACTACGGACCGGACAAGGTGGGTGCGCAGATCGAGGGCACCAAGGCCAACGGGATCGACTCGTTCCTGCTGTGGTCGCCCTCCTGCCAGTACACGGAGGAGGCGCTCTCGGTCGATCCGTGA
- a CDS encoding polysaccharide deacetylase family protein, translated as MLTRAGKPAGLRGALALTVSIGLLLAGGCASRGASESEQDTTGPTSSASSSPTSSGPSAAEVGANELGEVPILMYHRITPNPQSVYDRTPQRFRAELQRLVREDYVPVTTAEYATGEMDVPAGKHPVVLTFDDAAESQFHLNSSGEPAEGTAVAILREVAAAHEDFRAVASLYITTPPFGGEHSGRKLRWLHEHGFELGNHTLDHPTLSARSSSEATHQIAGMQRRITREVPNAEVSTIALPRGVHPQPEKLARTGESEGVSYRHDAVLLVGARPAPSPFSENFDPLNVPRIRSQGESGSGSELGSTVWLDKLAADPSRRYTSDGDPSVISHPADSGQAPAPDQQEKRINAY; from the coding sequence ATGCTCACCCGAGCGGGAAAACCGGCGGGCTTACGCGGCGCGCTCGCGCTGACCGTCTCCATCGGACTCCTGCTCGCGGGCGGCTGCGCCTCCCGAGGGGCCTCGGAGTCCGAGCAGGACACCACCGGCCCCACGTCTTCGGCGTCCTCCTCGCCGACCTCCTCGGGTCCCTCCGCCGCCGAAGTGGGGGCCAACGAGCTCGGTGAAGTCCCCATCCTGATGTATCACCGAATCACTCCGAATCCGCAGAGCGTCTACGACCGGACCCCACAGCGGTTCCGGGCCGAGTTACAGCGACTGGTTCGGGAGGACTACGTCCCCGTCACCACCGCCGAGTACGCGACAGGAGAAATGGACGTCCCCGCGGGCAAGCACCCCGTCGTGCTGACCTTCGACGACGCCGCGGAAAGCCAGTTCCACCTGAACTCCTCGGGCGAACCGGCCGAGGGAACCGCGGTGGCGATCCTGCGCGAGGTGGCCGCCGCCCACGAGGACTTCCGAGCGGTGGCATCGCTCTACATCACCACACCACCGTTCGGGGGTGAACACAGTGGACGGAAGCTGCGCTGGCTGCACGAGCACGGTTTCGAACTGGGCAACCACACCTTGGATCATCCTACCCTTTCCGCACGCTCCTCCTCCGAAGCGACACACCAGATAGCGGGAATGCAGCGACGGATCACCCGAGAGGTCCCGAACGCCGAGGTGAGCACCATCGCCCTGCCACGCGGAGTGCATCCGCAGCCGGAGAAACTCGCCCGCACGGGGGAATCCGAAGGAGTGAGCTACCGGCACGATGCCGTACTCCTCGTCGGGGCGCGCCCCGCCCCCTCCCCGTTCTCCGAGAACTTCGATCCGCTGAACGTCCCCCGGATACGCTCGCAAGGTGAATCCGGGTCCGGTTCCGAACTCGGCTCGACGGTGTGGCTGGACAAACTCGCCGCCGACCCGTCCCGCCGGTACACCTCGGACGGCGACCCCTCCGTGATCTCCCACCCCGCCGACAGTGGGCAGGCCCCGGCGCCCGATCAGCAGGAAAAACGAATCAACGCCTACTGA